ACATTGAAGAACATTAATCTGATAATTAGAATATTAATCCAATTAGTTCACAATCATAAACTCAATTGACCTCCTTTAGACATTGAATAgcttcttcgctttcactcgccgccgcttcttGCAAAAATCGGCGAGTTTCCTAAATTAATAAGTAATCTCACATATATTTGATTTTCACTTTGATTTACAGACGACAGTTGCGTGGCTTTGATTCCCGCTTTTACAACACGATGAAAGAGATCGAGTCGTCCTCCCATGATCGCCACATCAAGAACGAattctcctttctttgtctttgcatACATGTTGCAGCCTTCTTTCAATAGAAAATCAATGACGTTGTCACTGCCAAACTCAATGGCAGTCACAAGAGGAGTGCAGCCCCACTACAAAGAAAGCATTtgcaaaaataaataacaataGACACCATACCTCATCTTGAACTTCAATATCGGCGCCGTTGGAAATCAATAAGCTGACTATTCTGTCATCATCACTTTGCGCTGCCAAATGAAGAACCGAATTAATATCCTAATTTAAATTGTCAATCAGATAATTCATATTTGAGAAGAACAAGTTGAAGAACCTGGTCATTGAACTTTGAAAGTAACCATTCTGCTGTTTCGTAATGTTTCTCAATACAGGCCAATGCCAATGCGCCGTGACCTTTCTATTGTGAAATACAAGTGTTACATTGATAAATTAAAGTCATATTCTTGCATGATCAATGGCGTGACGATTGCAACCCTTGCTAAGAAGGAAATTAGCAAATTCATTGTGCCCGTAAAGAACGGCGCGAAGAAAGGGAGTTCTCCCCCGCTATAAAATCACATCGTAATAATGCGAATATTTATATAAAACTAACCTTGTCTTTGGCCTCAACATTGGCGCCTCTTTCAATTAGAACTTCAGCAACTTCTCTTTCGTTATATGTCGCCGCCCAATGAAGTGAGGTGCGCCCAAACTAAATCAAAGATATTGATACAGCTGCACATAAGAATACCTCTAATCCATACGTAGTCCGTTTCAAATTGGGAAAATCGCATTTTGAGAAGTTTCTTCACCATTTCAACTCGGCCATTAGCACTAGCAATTCCCAACACGCCATTACCCACCTGCAAGAATCATACAGTAAAAACCAAACGTTCATGCTAGAGAAATAAATTCCTTATTCTTTGCTTGAACGTCACATCCTTTCGATATTAACATATCCAGCAAATCAAAATTGCCAACGGCCGCAGAAAGTAAAATTGGTGTGCTTCCATTCTACAACAAAAACATAACGAGACAGTAGAAAGAACCACTAAACAAACTTTGACAAGATGAATTAAAACACAGAAGATACCTCATCTTCAACTTCAAGATTAGCGCCGTTTTTAATAAGAAATTCTGCTAGTTCAAGATGCCCGTTTTGAGCTGCCCAGTGTAAAGATGTTTTGCAAAACTAAAACAATAAATCAAGTACTGCTATTAATAAGCAACTACACCCACCACTTGAGCTTCATTGACATCCAATCCAAGTCGAATTAATTTCTCAGCTAGTTTGACGTTTCCTCTCCAACTTGCCATTGCCAAGGCTCCGTCACCTCGCTACACACAAACAATTACTATgaaacaaaaatcaaaccATTTACTTTTCTCTTAGCATAAATATTGCATCCTTTCGATATCAATAGATCTACCACGCCTACGCGTTCACAATTGCAAGCCACAAGAAAAGGCGTGTATCCAGACTATACGAAAACGTAAACAGTTTTAATAAACAAATCATTATAAAAACCACGACTACCTTGCTCTCAATTTCAAGATTGGCGCAATTTTGAATAAGAAATTGTGCTAGATCAAGATGCCCTTTCTCACATGCCCAGTGCAAGGAAGTGTAGCCAtcctaaattaattatgttAGTGCTACAGACACTCATTCAGTAATCACCCACGCTGTGAGCTTCATTGACATCCAATCCAAGTCGAATTAATTTCTCAGCAAGTTTGACGTTTCCCTTCAAACTTGCCAATGCCAAGGCTCCATCGCCGTCCTACACAAATTTTGACCatgaaagagaaatcaaaTCACTTACTTTATCCTTGGCATAAATATTGCATCCTTTTGATATCAATAGAtcaaccacgcccacgcgtTGTAAATAGCaagccaaaagaaaaggcgttcttcCAAACTAAACAATGAAAAAACAAGTATGTAATCGTCCCATTAAACTCAACTTAGATTCAacaactttattttcagctTCAATATTAGCTCCATTCTCAATTAGATATGTTGCAATTGCAACATGACCACGATCACATGCGCAATGCAATGATATATAATCATTCTAAATCAcacaaataaattattagTAAAAACAATGATGAGAATTCTACTTGATGAGTTTCGTTGACAGAGAATCCCATTTCAATCAGTTTCTTCACCATTTCAAGATGACCCCCTAAACACGCCAATGCCAGAGCTCCATTGCCAAGCTGCCAAGAGTAAGTGAGTCACACTAACAATTGTGGAAATGCAACAACACTCACGTCGCTCTTTGCTTCAATGTTGCAACCTCTCTCAACAAATAAATCAACGCCTTCTACAAATCCATAACAAGCAGCATGAAGAAAACCCGTGCTTCCGCTctatcagaaaaaaattttccatTAATTCAAAAGAGTGCCACGATACCTTGTCAACTCGACTTTCAATGTCCCATCCCattgaaagaaaatattttactATCTCCAAATACTTTTTCCAAATAGCGAGAGCAATTGCAAAGTCGCCATCCTAAAACAAACAGAATCGTAGAATAACTGCAGAAAACGAGAGTGATGGGAATGCCTCTCTTTCCCAAAAAAGTAGCTACTTCTGCACACTCACGTGATTGTCGCGACGAGGAAAAACATACCTCATCCACAATAGTTTTCCATTTTCTCGGCTCTTTCGACACATAATCGCGAACCTTTGCCATGTTCCCGTTTGTGACAGCAGCAAGAAAGCCTAAGAACAGTCTAAAGCTAAACTACACAACACGTGATTTGAAGTACCATCAGGATTCATCGTCTGAGCGTCGGAGCGTTCCTTAGAAAAAGCTGCAGCACTTTATCAAGTTTTCTTTCAGCGAACGAAATGCAATTCTCTCAGCAacgtcgcgcatgcgctgtttGGCCAGTTTCTATGGAACGGGTCTCAGTCTTGTTTTTCTCATTTTACCTCCGAGCTTGATTTCTGTCATTGTGACGTCGGCGATAGGATTTTAGAGAAGATTTTCCTGTTCTTTTGCTTTGCCAACTGCTGAtctttcttcgcctttgcTGCAGCGTAACGCTCTCTCAGATTTTCTACAAAAAGATTAGAAAAAGCTTGGTCAAGTCCCCCAACGCGGCAACGCCTCGAGCTGAACCCTTCTGCTCACAATGTCAACGTATCTTCCTTTATCTTTCAGTTGCGCTTCTTCATTGTAAAAGGACACGAACCGTTTGAGTACAAAAATATAACTCGTCAAGAAAAGCGATagcaaaacaaaataaaaaataagacaaacgttaattaaaatcctgcaaaaaaaatcagaaattgCTCTACATGTGACGCTGCTGCCAAGGCGTCATCACGAGACTCACCTGACCCTCTCCATGTAACTTACCCTTTACCATTCTCTTAGGCCAACACTCATTATATTCGTTGGAGTGTTGGACGTGTTCCAATTGAGCCAAACACTCGACAGCACGCGGCCTCGCACTCGGATCGACGCTAATCATTTGACGACACATTTTCTTCACGACCGGATGACCGACGTTGGAAGCCTGTCCGAATCGATCGCTGGCGACAGGCTGTTCACCGGTCATCACTTCGACGACCGTCACTCCGAGACTACAAACGTCCGCCATCTTCGTATTACGCTGACGATTCTCCGAGCCTCGTTCGGGAGCGACGTACTCCGGACTCAACGGTCCGGCGGAGAGCGACACTTCGGCGAATCGAGCGGCGCCCAAATCGCAGATTTTCGCTTCCATCAccgacgtgacgacgacgttcgacgagcgaatgTCGCCGTGCAAAACGCCGTCCGGACCGAGTCCGTGGAGATAGGCGATTCCGGCGACGACACCCGATGCCAGATCGATGCGCTCTCGCAACGAAAGAGGCCATTGGGAGCGAAGAGCTgccttgatgacgtcagaaagcgaGCCTTCGAGAAGCTCGCTAATGATTCGGAGTGGAacgccgtttttcgtcgttacGCCGCATAgggagacgacgttgggGTGGCGAGCTCGACTGcagacggcgatttcttGACGAAAGAGACGTAGATAGTAGTCGCTGTTGAGATAGTCGCGAAATATCTTGACGGCTACGGGACATCCGCGCCAGAAGCCGACTCTCACTTCTAAATAACGCGTACTCGATTTATTTTCTGATTCAGTTTATTATTACCTCCGCAGGCTCCTCCTCCGAGTTTAATTTCTgtcattttgacgtcttcgacgggGATTTGGAGAAGATCTTCGTgctcttttgcctttttgagctgcttctctttctccgctTTCTCTTCGGTAACGGCTCTCAGTTCGGCTACGGTATCCTCGTAACGATCAGATAAATTTGCTACAAAATAGGATCGCGCGTCAATAATCTCATCATAGGTCTTGCATACCGTGATTGAGTCTGAGAGCGTCGAACTGaacttctttctcttgagCAGCGGCTCTCAATTGTGCTTTGCGAATATGAAACGCTGAGTACAACCCACAAATAGAGAACTGCACGTCTACCAAGTTCGTCCAGTgccctcttcttctcttcctctgctTCGCTTCGCATTTTTGCTATTATAAACGACGATAAAGAGCTTTGTGCAAAGACACGCTAAGCCATACCGTGACCAAGTCTCAAAGCTTCAATCTGatcatctttctctttcaattgCGCTCCTAGACAGAAACGACGCTAAAAAAGCCCGAGTATTTTAAAATTGTAAAATGTTTTTGTACTATGATTGAgttgaaagaaatcgatttcttttctcgaatTCGCGATCtgaacgtctttctcttgaGCAGCGGCTCTCAATTGTGCTTCGCAAAATACGTAACGTTGAGTACGACCCACAAATAGAGAACTGCCTACCAAGTTCGCGATCTTTAGCTTCAAGTGCCCTCTTCTTATCTTCTGCTTCGCTTCGCAGTTTTTCTATTATATAAACAAGTCAGTCCTCCTAATAAGGAATGAGTCATTTTTACTAACCGTTAAGTGCCTCGAGgtctgcttctttttctttagcccTATCCTCCAAGCGTGCaaactcttcttcttttctagacAACGCCTGAGTTGTTTCTTCCAAGCGTTGGCGAAGTTCGTTTTCCTACAAAACTGTTTTAGAGAAATAGTCCTTCAAAACTTGGGAACGCTTTACTCGAGAAGAAACGCTAGAGCGATCTTCTGATTCGGAGCTTcttggaaaagaaacggccCGTTTGAGCCGATCGATTTCCTGTTGCATCTCCTCTAACCAAACGCTTTTCAAACATAAACTGGTTCTATACATGATAGCCTTCTTGAGGAGACGCCCAGTTCAATGGATCTTCcgaaatttgaagaacaTTAATCTGATAATTAAGATATGAATCCAATTAATTCACAATCATGAACTCAATTGACCTCTTTTAGACATTGAATAgcttcttcgctttcactCGTCGCTTCTTGCAAAAATCGGCGAGTTtcctaaattaattagtaaTCTCACATATACTTGATTTTCACTTTGATTTCCAGGCAACAGTTGCGTGGCTTTGATTCCCGCTTTTACAAAACAATGAAATAGATCGAGTCGTCCTCCCATGATCGCCACATCAAGAACGCAttctcctttcttcgtctttgcatACATGTTGCAGCCTTCTTTCACTAGCAAATCAACGACGTTGTCACTGCCAAATTCAATGGCAGTCACAAGAGGAGTGCAGCCCCACTACAAACAAATCCTTTACAAATAAAATAACAATAGACGCCATACCTCATCTTGAACTTCAATATCGGCGCCGTTGGAAATTAATAAGCTGACGATTCTGTCATCATCACTTTGCACTGCCAAATGAAGAACCGAATTTATATCCTAATTTGAACTGTCAATTAGATAACTCATATTCATATTTGAGATGAACAAGTTAAAGAACCTGGTCATTGAACTTTGAAAGTAACCATTCTGCTGTGTCGCGATGTTTCTCAATACAGGCCAATGCCAATGCGCCGTGACCTTCCTATTGTGAATACAAGTGTTACATTGACAAATTAAAAAGTCATATTCTTGCCTGATCAATGGCGTGACGATTGCAACCCTTTCTCAGAAGCAAATTGGCGAATTCATTGTGCCCGTAAAGAACGGCGTGAAGAAAGGGCGTTCTCCCCCACTACAAAGTTCACATCGCAATAATGTTAATATTTATACAAAACTAACCTTGTCTTGGGCCTCAACATTGGCGCCTCTTTCAATTAAAACCTCAGCAACTTCCTTCCTGTTATATTTCGCCGCCCAATGAAGTGACGTACGACCAAACTAAATCAAAGATATTGATACTGCTGCACATAAGAAAATATCTACTCAATACGTAGTCTGTTTCAAATAGGGAAAATCCCATTTCAAGAagtttcttcgtcatctcAACTTGGTTATTTACTATAGCCATTGCCAACACGCCAACACCCAACTGTAAGAATCACACagtaaaaaacaaaactttCATGTTAGAGAAATAATTTCCTTATTCTTTGCTTGAACGTCACATCCCTTTGATATTAACATGTCCAGCAAATTGACATTGCCACTTGCAGCAGAAAGTAAAATTGGTGTGCGTCCATCCTAAAAcgtcaaagaaaacataACAAGACAGTAGAAAGAACCCCTAAACAAACTTTGACAAGACGAATTAAAACACAGAAGATACCTCGTTTTTAACATCAAGATTGGCGCCATCTTGAATAAGAAATTCTGCTACTTGAAGATGCCCTTTGTCACATGCCCAGTGCAAGGAAGTGTAGCCATCCTAAATTATATCATTTAGTGATACAGACGCTCATTCAGAGATCACCCACGCGGTGAGCTTCATTGACATCCAATCCAAGTCGAATCAATTTCTCAGCAAGTTTGACGTTTCCCTTCAAACTTGCCATTGCCAAGGCTCCGTCACCTCGCTAAACAAAAACGATTACTATGAAACAAAAATCAACCCATTTACTTTTGTTTTAGCATAAATATTGCATCCTTTTGATATCAATAGATCTACCACGCCTACGCGTTCACAATCGCACGCCACAAGAAAAGGCGATCCAAACTATACGAAAACGTAAACAATTTCAATAAACAAATGAAGATAAAAACCGCGACTACCTTGCTCTCAATTTCAAGATGGGCGCCATTTTGAATAAGAAATTCTGCTACTTGAAGATGCCCTTTGTTACATGCCCAGTGCAAGGAAGTGTAGCCATCCTAAATTCATTGATGTAGTGCTACAGACACTCATTCAGTGATCACCCACGCTGTGAGCTTCATTGGCATCCAATCCAAGTTGAATTAATTTCTCAGCAAGTTTGACATTTCCCTTCAAACTTGCCAATGCCAAGGCTCCATCACCTTTCTACATACAAACGATGACCTTGAATTACACATCAAACAATTTACTTTGCTTTTGGCATAAATGTTGCATCCTTTTGATATCAATAGAtcaaccacgcccacgcgtTGACAATCACAAGCCAcaagaaaaggcgtttttCCAAACTAAACAATGAAAACACAAGTATGTAATCGTCCCATTGAACTCAGCTTAAATTCAacaactttattttcagctTCAATATTAGCTCCATTCTCAATTAGATATGTTGCAATTGCAACATGACCAAAATAACATGCGCAATGCAATGATATATAATCATACTAAATCAcacaaataaattattagTAGAAACAATGATGAGAATTCTACTTTATGAGCTTCGTTGACAGAGAATCCCATTTCAATCATTTTCTTCACCATTTCAAGATGACCCCCCAAACACGCCAATGCCAGAGCTCCATCGCCATTCTGCCAAGAGTAAGTGAGTCACACTGACAACTGTGGAAATGCAACAACACTCACGTCGGTCTTTGCTTCAATGTTGCAACCTCTCTCAACAAATAAATCGACACCTTTTACAAAACCTTTGTTTGCAGCATAAAGAAAACCCGTGGTTCCGGTCTATCAGAAAACAATTTTCGATTATTTTCAAAGAGTGCCACGATACCTTGTTAACTCGACTTTCAATGTCCCATCCCattgaaagaaaatattctaATATCTCCAAATACTTTTTCCAAATAGCGAGAGCAATTGCATAGTCGCCATCCTAAAGCAAACAGGATCGTCGATTAACTGCAGGAAACGAGAGTGATGGGAACGCCTCTCTTTCGCAAAAAAGTAGCTACTTCTGCACACTCACGTGAttgtcgcgacgacgaaaaacatACCTCATCCACAATAGTTTTCCATTTTATCGGCTCTTTCGACACATAATCGCGAACCTTTTCCATGTTCCCGTTTCTGACAGCAGCAAGAAAGTCTAAGAACAGTCTAAAGATAAACTACACAAAACGTGATATGAAATACCTTCAGGATTCATCGTTTGAGCGTCGGAGCGTTCCTTAGAAGCACTTCATCAACTTTTCTTTCAGTGAACGAAATATGGAATTCTCTCAGCAacgtcgcgcatgcgctgtttAGTAAGTTTCTCGGTGCGATGACGGAACGATACAGCTTCAGCCTCACGACCTTCAGGCACGTTACTCCTAGTCGATAAACGATCTTCAAACGCAAACGCTGTGCTCTACTGCAGCCCAACGGGAAAACTCGTCCAGATCGAGTACGCACTCgcagccgtcgccgctggTAGTCCTTCCGTGGGCATAAAAGGTACAAAACAAGTCGCTCAAGAACGTACTTTCATACGTAAAGTTCAGCATCGAACGGAGTCGTAATAGcgggagagaaaaaacaacgatCGGCTctttatgacgtcgaaagc
The genomic region above belongs to Oscarella lobularis chromosome 12, ooOscLobu1.1, whole genome shotgun sequence and contains:
- the LOC136194175 gene encoding ankyrin-3-like isoform X1, which gives rise to MNPDGFLAAVTNGNMAKVRDYVSKEPRKWKTIVDEDGDFAIALAIWKKYLEIVKYFLSMGWDIESRVDKSGSTGFLHAACYGFVEGVDLFVERGCNIEAKSDLGNGALALACLGGHLEMVKKLIEMGFSVNETHQNDYISLHCACDRGHVAIATYLIENGANIEAENKFGRTPFLLACYLQRVGVVDLLISKGCNIYAKDKDGDGALALASLKGNVKLAEKLIRLGLDVNEAHSDGYTSLHWACEKGHLDLAQFLIQNCANLEIESKSGYTPFLVACNCERVGVVDLLISKGCNIYAKRKRGDGALAMASWRGNVKLAEKLIRLGLDVNEAQVFCKTSLHWAAQNGHLELAEFLIKNGANLEVEDENGSTPILLSAAVGNFDLLDMLISKGCDVQAKNKVGNGVLGIASANGRVEMVKKLLKMRFSQFETDYFGRTSLHWAATYNEREVAEVLIERGANVEAKDKRGRTPFLRAVLYGHNEFANFLLSKGCNRHAIDHKGHGALALACIEKHYETAEWLLSKFNDQDINSVLHLAAQSDDDRIVSLLISNGADIEVQDEWGCTPLVTAIEFGSDNVIDFLLKEGCNMYAKTKKGEFVLDVAIMGGRLDLFHRVVKAGIKATQLSSETRRFLQEAAASESEEAIQCLKEINVLQCSEDPLNWASPQEREEMQQEISDLKAQQNKRDDSSVQEVVRLRERLDATIRASARGEKEVERIQESSRYLVARSQRSEEALLDARKEVEEALARAEETRTSAEERARRFEDTIAELRSLCDEKDKRLESAKEQDDLLHIPVADVKMTTIRLGGGSYGEVKVGYWRGCPVAVKTFFDCLDTDYYLDLFKQEIAICTRARHPNIVFLCGVTTVNDTPLRIVTELLEGSLSDVIKASVRCKQLLSLREQIDLALGMTAGIGYLHQLGPDGILHGDIRSTNIVVTSLMEAKICDLGAARFAQVSLSAGPLSPEYLAPERSPEKGMRNTKKADLYSLGVTLIELMIGQQPVAILRVEQASRVAHPDVKKICRRMIEEDRSARPSADVCLAVLERIQESRAYEECVARRMVKGKMHGEGQVSLVLGPWPQSSIGRS
- the LOC136194178 gene encoding proteasome subunit alpha type-2-like, with the translated sequence MTERYSFSLTTFSPTGKLVQIEYALAAVAAGSPSVGIKASNGVVIAGEKKQRSALYDVESIKKVEMIANHAGMICSGLAPDYRLLVKKARKLAQEYYLIYQEPIPTT
- the LOC136193919 gene encoding ankyrin repeat domain-containing protein 17-like, with amino-acid sequence MEKVRDYVSKEPIKWKTIVDEDGDYAIALAIWKKYLEILEYFLSMGWDIESRVNKTGTTGFLYAANKGFVKGVDLFVERGCNIEAKTDNGDGALALACLGGHLEMVKKMIEMGFSVNEAHKFGKTPFLVACDCQRVGVVDLLISKGCNIYAKSKKGDGALALASLKGNVKLAEKLIQLGLDANEAHSDGYTSLHWACNKGHLQVAEFLIQNGAHLEIESKFGSPFLVACDCERVGVVDLLISKGCNIYAKTKRGDGALAMASLKGNVKLAEKLIRLGLDVNEAHRDGYTSLHWACDKGHLQVAEFLIQDGANLDVKNELGVGVLAMAIVNNQVEMTKKLLEMGFSLFETDYFGRTSLHWAAKYNRKEVAEVLIERGANVEAQDKWGRTPFLHAVLYGHNEFANLLLRKGCNRHAIDQEGHGALALACIEKHRDTAEWLLSKFNDQDINSVLHLAVQSDDDRIVSLLISNGADIEVQDEWGCTPLVTAIEFGSDNVVDLLVKEGCNMYAKTKKGECVLDVAIMGGRLDLFHCFVKAGIKATQLLPGNQSENQINVLQISEDPLNWASPQEGYHEIDRLKRAVSFPRSSESEDRSSVSSRENELRQRLEETTQALSRKEEEFARLEDRAKEKEADLEALNEKLRSEAEDKKRALEAKDRELAQLRAAAQEKDVQIANSRKEIDFFQLNHRAQLKEKDDQIEALRLGHAKMRSEAEEEKKRALDELAQLRAAAQEKEVQFDALRLNHANLSDRYEDTVAELRAVTEEKAEKEKQLKKAKEHEDLLQIPVEDVKMTEIKLGGGACGEVRVGFWRGCPVAVKIFRDYLNSDYYLRLFRQEIAVCSRARHPNVVSLCGVTTKNGVPLRIISELLEGSLSDVIKAALRSQWPLSLRERIDLASGVVAGIAYLHGLGPDGVLHGDIRSSNVVVTSVMEAKICDLGAARFAEVSLSAGPLSPEYVAPERGSENRQRNTKMADVCSLGVTVVEVMTGEQPVASDRFGQASNVGHPVVKKMCRQMISVDPSARPRAVECLAQLEHVQHSNEYNECWPKRMVKGKLHGEGQVSLVMTPWQQRHM
- the LOC136194175 gene encoding ankyrin-3-like isoform X2, whose amino-acid sequence is MNPEGFLAAVTNGNMAKVRDYVSKEPRKWKTIVDEDGDFAIALAIWKKYLEIVKYFLSMGWDIESRVDKSGSTGFLHAACYGFVEGVDLFVERGCNIEAKSDLGNGALALACLGGHLEMVKKLIEMGFSVNETHQNDYISLHCACDRGHVAIATYLIENGANIEAENKFGRTPFLLACYLQRVGVVDLLISKGCNIYAKDKDGDGALALASLKGNVKLAEKLIRLGLDVNEAHSDGYTSLHWACEKGHLDLAQFLIQNCANLEIESKSGYTPFLVACNCERVGVVDLLISKGCNIYAKRKRGDGALAMASWRGNVKLAEKLIRLGLDVNEAQVFCKTSLHWAAQNGHLELAEFLIKNGANLEVEDENGSTPILLSAAVGNFDLLDMLISKGCDVQAKNKVGNGVLGIASANGRVEMVKKLLKMRFSQFETDYFGRTSLHWAATYNEREVAEVLIERGANVEAKDKRGRTPFLRAVLYGHNEFANFLLSKGCNRHAIDHKGHGALALACIEKHYETAEWLLSKFNDQDINSVLHLAAQSDDDRIVSLLISNGADIEVQDEWGCTPLVTAIEFGSDNVIDFLLKEGCNMYAKTKKGEFVLDVAIMGGRLDLFHRVVKAGIKATQLSSETRRFLQEAAASESEEAIQCLKEINVLQCSEDPLNWASPQEREEMQQEISDLKAQQNKRDDSSVQEVVRLRERLDATIRASARGEKEVERIQESSRYLVARSQRSEEALLDARKEVEEALARAEETRTSAEERARRFEDTIAELRSLCDEKDKRLESAKEQDDLLHIPVADVKMTTIRLGGGSYGEVKVGYWRGCPVAVKTFFDCLDTDYYLDLFKQEIAICTRARHPNIVFLCGVTTVNDTPLRIVTELLEGSLSDVIKASVRCKQLLSLREQIDLALGMTAGIGYLHQLGPDGILHGDIRSTNIVVTSLMEAKICDLGAARFAQVSLSAGPLSPEYLAPERSPEKGMRNTKKADLYSLGVTLIELMIGQQPVAILRVEQASRVAHPDVKKICRRMIEEDRSARPSADVCLAVLERIQESRAYEECVARRMVKGKMHGEGQVSLVLGPWPQSSIGRS